A genomic window from Pyxicephalus adspersus chromosome 2, UCB_Pads_2.0, whole genome shotgun sequence includes:
- the LOC140322599 gene encoding uncharacterized protein, which translates to MEKQQLSVDDDLLPIYYVHSEVEDQSFSRVWQEHETSVPSPHFNHFPSFHENCLSSAPSRTERSVLCKYDNEGQKEAKGVGFTPPGTNVGECCASNIYPAEQKVSHETTNMRTQVSNASKDSSAQDVFLASLLQVQLCVMDLQDQIEITETNQKAREMEFNMSPPIGLSKPSILEMGPPCIEAIHQECVEEDQESNDTAYSELEIEDEPLFCDNPLFRNYKVPHNVDYNVQTSGLTSQREPALMDKMVSGRRGLLKQNAWHSKDLGTGMVAWHQITQEESLEELQIYEDEWEEERSMHLSKRATKWSDKLPCTQENSLFLEIPPAEVTSSVPDVPVTLSTCRKEREEEAGLLFSDSNYWTKMLIPDEESEHQVLAPPTSCSQESTPPPPEEPREEMLFGQCQVEGNAPSQKKPKNEQGGGNAPPEEPREEILLDLCNTEGSPSPWEEPKEEMLLDLCQGEGTHPMCQGCQGKEHGSKVFPSESETLQSKPKQKNPEIIIEQLDDVSTDLETSGSEEVTYVEAVANAQDVEAARCLAMKLFNLDGFDRSQVAPYLQKNNDFSAMVAEEYLALFDFKGKTLDIALRSLLQELVLTGETQERERVLYHFSKRFHSCNPNEYNSADAVHTLTCAIMLLNSDLHGQNIGKNMSAQEFINNLEGMNDGGNFPRELLKVFTTSTVGKSLNWPIYHTNLLFPLNRSEEKLASVLVAKPENLLSVRKKSNPFVDLPAPDPQAPVYKQGMLCRKVHADIDGKKTPWGKRRWKSFHTVLKGTLLFLLKDEYRSDFQFPEEVISVHHSLAEKASDYTKRANVFRLQTADWRVFLFQAQSPEEMMSWICRINLVAAMFSSPPFAAAVGSQRRFYRPILPSAQSKLDLEEQLQSHESLMDRFTDDLTEHQRYLPDPKSKSRDSEDYHLREEYLRYEKLRYETYVKLLAVRLESGSDDLQAFESRLTEPDGDQGETAGLKRSYSSPSLNPENSPVVVKVKRNISERRTYRRIIPKRNKNLV; encoded by the exons ATGGAAAAGCAGCAGCTGTCTGTGGATGACGACCTGTTACCTATTTATTATGTACACTCGGAGGTAGAAGATCAAAGCTTTTCCCGTGTTTGGCAGGAACATGAAACCTCCGTACCTTCTCCGCACTTTAATCACTTTCCATCATTCCATGAGAACTGTTTGTCCTCTGCTCCCTCCAGAACTGAGAGGTCTGTGTTATGCAAATATGATAATGAAGGACAAAAGGAAGCCAAAGGTGTTGGTTTCACCCCCCCAGGTACGAATGTTGGGGAATGCTGTGCAAGTAATATTTATCCCGCAGAGCAGAAAGTCTCCCATGAAACCACCAATATGAGGACTCAAGTCAGTAACGCATCCAAGGACTCCTCTGCTCAGGACGTTTTCCTAGCCAGCTTACTTCAGGTTCAGCTTTGTGTGATGGATCTCCAGGATCAAATTGAAATTACGGAGACCAATCAGAAAGCCAGGGAAATGGAGTTTAATATGAGCCCACCTATTGGGCTGAGCAAACCTTCCATATTGGAGATGGGGCCACCTTGCATTGAGGCGATACATCAGGAATGTGTTGAAGAGGACCAAGAGAGCAATGATACCGCTTACTCCGAATTGGAAATAGAAGACGAGCCTTTGTTTTGTGATAATCCTTTGTTTAGGAACTATAAAGTGCCTCATAATGTGGATTATAATGTACAGACTTCTGGACTGACCAGCCAACGTGAGCCAGCTCTGATGGACAAGATGGTGAGCGGGAGAAGGGGGCTGCTGAAACAAAATGCATGGCATAGTAAAGACCTGGGTACGGGAATGGTTGCATGGCATCAGATAACACAGGAAGAGTCTCTGGAGGAGCTCCAGATCTATGAAGATGaatgggaggaggagaggtcaATGCACCTCAGTAAAAGGGCCACTAAGTGGTCTGACAAGCTGCCTTGTACTCAGGAG AATTCGCTGTTTCTGGAAATCCCTCCAGCTGAAGTGACCAGCTCTGTTCCAGATGTGCCTGTAACCT TGTCTACTTGCAGAAAAGAACGGGAGGAGGAAGCGGGTTTGCTGTTTTCTGATTCAAACTACTGGACCAAAATGTTAATACCAGACGAGGAATCTGAACACCAAGTTTTAGCTCCTCCAACTTCCTGCAGCCAGGAGTCCACTCCACCACCTCCGGAGGAGCCCAGGGAGGAGATGTTGTTTGGCCAATGTCAGGTTGAAGGCAATGCACCATCACAGAAGAAGCCCAAAAATGAGCAGGGTGGAGGCAATGCACCACCAGAGGAGCCCAGGGAGGAGATTTTGCTTGATCTATGCAACACTGAAGGCTCTCCATCACCTTGGGAGGAGCCCAAAGAAGAGATGCTGCTTGACCTATGCCAGGGTGAAGGCACACATCCAATGTGCCAGGGATGTCAGGGCAAGGAGCATGGAAGTAAAGTATTCCCATCAGAAAGTGAGACGTTACAGTCTAAACCGAAGCAGAAAAATCCAGAGATCATCATAGAGCAGCTAGATGACGTGTCCACAGATTTGGAGACTTCTGG TTCCGAGGAAGTGACCTATGTGGAAGCTGTAGCCAATGCTCAGGACGTGGAGGCGGCTCGGTGTTTGGCAATGAAGCTCTTCAACCTGGATGGCTTTGACAGATCTCAGGTTGCTCCTTATCTTCAGAAGAA CAATGATTTTAGTGCCATGGTGGCTGAAGAATACCTCGCTCTCTTTGACTTTAAAGGGAAAACCCTGGATATAGCTCTCAG atCTCTGCTGCAAGAACTGGTATTGACTGGGGAGACTCAGGAACGGGAGCGAGTGCTGTACCATTTCTCCAAACGCTTCCATAGCTGCAACCCCAATGAGTACAACTCAGCCG ATGCTGTTCACACTCTTACCTGCGCCATCATGCTGCTGAATTCCGATCTACATGGACAG AACATTGGAAAGAACATGTCAGCACAGGAATTCATCAATAACCTGGAGGGCATGAATGATGGGGGCAATTTTCCTCGGGAGCTCCTGAAG gtCTTCACCACCTCAACCGTGGGGAAAAGCCTGAATTGGCCCA TTTATCATACGAATCTGTTGTTCCCCCTTAACAGGAGTGAAGAGAAGTTAGCATCTGTCCTTGTTGCCAAGCCAGAAAATCTTTTGTCTGTTCGCAAAAAAAGCAATCCCTTTGTGGACCTCCCAGCACCGGATCCCCAGGCCCCGGTCTACAAACAAGGAATGCTGTGCCGCAAAGTACACGCAGATATTGATGGCAAAAAGA CTCCATGGGGAAAGAGACGCTGGAAATCCTTCCACACCGTGCTAAAGGGAACTCTGCTCTTCCTCCTAAAG GATGAGTACAGGTCAGACTTCCAGTTTCCTGAGGAGGTGATCAGCGTTCATCATTCTTTAGCTGAGAAAGCTTCTGACTACACCAAGAGAGCCAACGTCTTCCGCCTGCAGACCGCTGATTGGCGAGTGTTCCTCTTCCAGGCTCA GTCACCTGAAGAGATGATGTCCTGGATTTGCCGGATTAATTTAGTAGCGGCCATGTTTTCTTCTCCACCTTTTGCAGCTGCTGTGGGCTCTCAGAGAAGATTTTATAGACCCATCCTACCCTCCGCCCAGTCCAAGCTTGATCTG GAAGAGCAGCTTCAGTCTCACGAGTCCTTGATGGACAGATTTACCGATGACCTGACTGAGCATCAGCGATATCTTCCAGACCCCAAGAGCAAAAGTCGAGACTCTGAAGACTACCATTTGCGGGAGGAGTATTTACGATACGAG AAACTGAGGTACGAAACTTACGTCAAGCTCCTGGCTGTACGTTTGGAAAGCGGCTCCGATGATCTCCAAGCTTTTGAGTCTCGGCTAACGGAACCTGATGGTGATCAGGGCGAGACCGCCGGATTAAAGAGATCTTACTCAAGCCCTTCTCTTAACCCAGAGAACTCTCCCGTGGTGGTGAAAGTAAAACGCAACATCTCCGAAAGACGCACATACAGGAGAATTATTCCTAAACGCAACAAAAACCTTGTGTGA